In the genome of Fulvivirga maritima, one region contains:
- a CDS encoding carboxypeptidase-like regulatory domain-containing protein, with the protein MVLILLGATLLPYRSSAQSGMVSGTVKDAEGEILPGVSVIVKGTTNGTTTDFSGEFQVKVKSGDVLVFSFIGMKSQEVEVGNQSTLNITLEEDITQLDAVEIVDVGYGKVKKTDLTGSVASVSAETLKKNTSGQCGRSYYRSATWCTSTNY; encoded by the coding sequence ATGGTCCTGATCCTACTGGGCGCTACGCTACTGCCTTATAGGAGTAGCGCTCAAAGTGGCATGGTCTCAGGTACCGTAAAGGATGCTGAAGGAGAAATACTTCCGGGTGTTTCTGTTATTGTGAAAGGCACTACAAATGGAACCACTACTGATTTTAGTGGTGAGTTTCAGGTCAAAGTCAAATCAGGAGATGTTCTGGTTTTCTCTTTTATTGGTATGAAATCCCAGGAAGTGGAAGTGGGCAACCAATCTACGTTAAACATTACCCTCGAAGAAGATATTACACAGCTGGATGCTGTAGAAATTGTAGATGTGGGTTATGGTAAAGTAAAGAAAACCGATCTTACTGGTTCCGTGGCCTCAGTAAGTGCCGAAACACTTAAAAAAAATACCAGTGGCCAGTGCGGCAGAAGCTATTACCGGTCGGCTACCTGGTGTACGAGTACAAACTACTGA
- a CDS encoding RagB/SusD family nutrient uptake outer membrane protein, producing MKRIAIIFTMALVMLFGCSDFLEEESKSNPTGEEFYVTEEGFQSLINANYSTLREIFGQDPWLFMAGTDMYMEGRNSEPVGLSQYVELNSQSEGVDFLYTLCFQAIQRANTAIYYSDITEQTGLIDQYVAEVRFLRALSYFMLVQTYGGVPLVEDYITGIELEFEGASAATVYGFIISEMEAALPAVSAGSFEGRVTQRAIRHYLALVHLTRAYESFAEADDFETAASYADAAIDGQALTIPFEELWMPGNEINSEVLFSVQYSEGSISTDPQNLGNQQQNFFGSYLGGSEVNGEAPYKSYTLCPTRYAIDLFEEGDARWEATFMVEVYTPYYAYFRESDLSDIPVAHFYEPQWFDAADSIDYVAAHSGVIYHSYGDYDPEGGNVSLDFSTIIVKKFDDPNSIYAGDGGRTSSRDFIMARLGETYLIAAEAYLGAGQAGTGLERLNEVRNRSGMPDAASADFDIDYILDERGRELLGEYKRWFDLKRTGTLVERASTYNPLIEEDDFNGNGGALKILRPIPQDALDLNRDDSFQQNPAYR from the coding sequence ATGAAAAGAATTGCAATAATATTTACGATGGCATTAGTAATGCTCTTCGGTTGTTCAGATTTTCTGGAAGAAGAAAGTAAAAGTAATCCTACCGGGGAAGAGTTCTATGTTACAGAAGAAGGATTTCAATCCTTGATAAATGCTAATTATTCAACATTGAGGGAGATTTTTGGTCAAGATCCTTGGCTTTTTATGGCGGGTACCGATATGTATATGGAAGGTAGAAATTCTGAACCCGTGGGATTGAGTCAGTACGTCGAATTGAATTCTCAATCAGAAGGGGTAGACTTTCTTTACACTTTATGCTTTCAGGCGATACAAAGAGCAAATACAGCTATTTATTATTCTGATATAACTGAACAAACAGGGTTGATAGATCAATATGTGGCAGAGGTGAGATTTTTAAGGGCGCTATCTTATTTTATGTTAGTGCAGACCTATGGGGGAGTCCCGTTAGTTGAAGACTATATTACAGGTATAGAATTAGAATTTGAAGGAGCGAGTGCGGCAACAGTTTATGGATTTATTATATCTGAAATGGAGGCGGCTTTGCCTGCCGTATCAGCAGGGAGTTTTGAAGGAAGAGTGACGCAGCGCGCTATAAGGCATTATTTAGCACTAGTCCATTTAACCAGAGCTTATGAAAGTTTCGCAGAGGCTGATGACTTTGAAACAGCTGCTTCTTATGCTGATGCAGCAATTGATGGACAAGCCTTGACAATACCTTTTGAAGAGCTATGGATGCCTGGAAATGAAATAAATTCAGAGGTGCTGTTTTCTGTACAGTATAGTGAAGGGTCGATAAGTACAGATCCTCAGAATTTGGGTAATCAGCAACAAAATTTCTTTGGTTCTTATCTGGGAGGTAGTGAGGTGAATGGTGAAGCTCCGTATAAGTCATATACATTATGCCCTACCAGATATGCTATTGATCTTTTTGAGGAAGGAGATGCACGCTGGGAGGCCACTTTTATGGTGGAAGTATATACGCCTTACTATGCTTATTTCAGAGAATCTGATTTATCAGATATACCCGTAGCTCACTTTTATGAGCCTCAGTGGTTTGATGCTGCAGATAGTATAGATTATGTGGCTGCTCATTCTGGAGTTATTTATCATTCTTATGGAGACTATGATCCTGAAGGGGGCAATGTTTCGCTAGACTTTAGCACTATAATAGTGAAGAAGTTTGATGATCCTAATTCTATTTATGCTGGTGATGGAGGCAGAACCAGTTCACGAGATTTCATTATGGCACGCTTAGGGGAAACTTACCTTATAGCAGCAGAGGCTTATCTTGGTGCTGGCCAGGCAGGAACGGGTTTAGAGAGATTAAATGAAGTAAGAAATCGCTCAGGCATGCCAGATGCAGCTAGTGCTGATTTTGATATTGACTACATTTTGGATGAACGTGGTCGTGAGTTGCTCGGTGAATACAAACGCTGGTTCGACCTGAAAAGAACAGGTACGCTGGTAGAAAGAGCCTCTACTTATAACCCGCTTATAGAAGAAGATGACTTTAATGGTAACGGAGGAGCACTTAAAATCCTCAGGCCTATTCCTCAAGATGCTTTAGATCTTAATAGAGATGATAGCTTTCAGCAGAATCCCGCATATAGATAA
- a CDS encoding SusC/RagA family TonB-linked outer membrane protein, with the protein MIKIVQYLKHVFAYSLLAAALLLPPLQGYSQSTTVSGTVEDDTGEKLPGVSIIEKGTSNGTITGPEGRYTLEVSSDATLMFSFIGMSPQEVPISGRSTIDIVMQENISELEEVVVVGYGTQKKKDLTGAIAAVESKTITERGATNPIASLQGSVSGVQITNSTGRIGDGFNVTIRGKNSLKGSSNGPLYVVDGVITESIDFLNPQDIAKIDILKDASSAAIYGSRGSNGVVIVQTKSGANIPSGTSFSFESFVGMKSTARLPEMMSPEKWKYYHTSAYLATSNNGAGLTPEEYIDEVVLPVSNNAVLRERFDNLDGFDWYDAVLKTGTQTNNHLSIAHREGASAYTLGLGYQKETGNIENEELEKFTLRSGIDQEINNKLKVGVNISLSLTNLQRGSQLAMQEAFRLNPFLSPWALDENNDEIVGELFPQPGKLTDVNGNFVADKTSTYNPLLEIQNSSDETRQWNGVGNTYIKYDIVDWLSFQTAFSVGLQSARRGVYFGAMTNEGISFGDQASSSVSNYENFNYTWDNQLNFNKTYGDHSFNALALQSIFVDRTENSFLSSRYQPFDKEFYNVGSGSQSSYNLGNGFFKSQLASFALRLNYTYKDRYLVTLTNRWDGSSLFPEDNRWDSFPSAAVGWRISEEDFMDVDAISDLKFRVSYGATGNNNVDPYSSLNVLTNQVFYNYGNNNVQGFVADTLANKNLTWEKTTEINGGVDFSLLDYRISGSIDWYSRTSDELLVEQRIPYETGYSLINANAASVRNRGVEVLLTTTNIRNERLSWETTFTFTKNTNEIQSIYGQEEEDDIANGWFIGESIDAHYNYEFAGIWQADEIDEAESYNQTEGQAKVTDVNDDGKINPDDDRFIIGNANPDWTGGDNITFKPF; encoded by the coding sequence ATGATTAAAATTGTTCAATATTTAAAGCATGTGTTTGCCTATTCGCTACTGGCAGCCGCATTGTTATTGCCTCCTCTTCAGGGGTACTCGCAGAGTACCACAGTATCAGGTACGGTAGAGGATGATACAGGAGAAAAGTTGCCTGGCGTATCTATTATTGAAAAAGGAACTTCTAATGGTACCATTACAGGACCCGAAGGGCGATATACTTTGGAAGTCTCCTCAGATGCTACTTTGATGTTTTCTTTTATAGGTATGAGTCCGCAGGAAGTGCCCATTTCTGGCAGGAGTACAATAGATATTGTAATGCAGGAAAATATCTCAGAGCTGGAAGAAGTGGTGGTTGTGGGGTATGGAACCCAAAAGAAGAAAGACCTTACGGGGGCTATAGCCGCAGTGGAATCAAAAACCATTACAGAACGCGGAGCTACTAACCCCATAGCCTCTTTACAAGGTAGTGTTTCCGGAGTGCAAATTACCAATTCTACAGGTAGGATAGGAGATGGCTTTAACGTGACTATAAGAGGGAAAAACTCTTTAAAAGGAAGTTCAAATGGACCGCTATATGTAGTAGATGGAGTTATTACCGAGTCAATTGACTTTTTGAATCCTCAAGACATTGCTAAAATAGACATTCTTAAAGATGCTTCTTCAGCAGCTATCTATGGTTCCAGAGGGTCTAATGGAGTGGTGATCGTACAAACAAAATCAGGAGCTAATATCCCGTCTGGTACCTCTTTTTCCTTTGAATCTTTTGTAGGTATGAAAAGCACGGCCCGTTTGCCAGAGATGATGAGTCCAGAAAAATGGAAATATTACCACACTTCTGCGTATTTGGCTACATCTAATAATGGTGCAGGCCTTACACCTGAAGAGTATATTGATGAAGTAGTGTTGCCGGTAAGTAACAATGCAGTGCTCCGAGAACGTTTTGACAATCTGGATGGGTTTGACTGGTATGATGCGGTTTTGAAAACCGGCACTCAAACAAATAATCACTTATCAATAGCACACAGGGAAGGTGCCTCAGCTTATACTTTAGGTTTAGGGTATCAAAAAGAAACGGGTAACATAGAAAATGAAGAGTTAGAGAAATTTACACTTAGGTCTGGAATTGATCAAGAAATCAATAATAAACTCAAAGTAGGTGTAAATATTTCATTATCGCTTACTAATCTGCAGCGAGGTAGTCAATTGGCCATGCAAGAAGCTTTTAGGTTGAATCCATTTCTGTCACCATGGGCATTAGATGAAAACAATGATGAAATAGTAGGAGAGCTCTTTCCTCAACCGGGTAAGCTCACCGATGTGAACGGTAATTTTGTGGCTGATAAGACTAGTACCTACAACCCTCTTTTGGAAATCCAAAACTCTAGCGATGAAACCCGTCAGTGGAATGGGGTTGGTAATACTTATATTAAGTATGATATTGTCGATTGGCTATCATTTCAGACAGCTTTTTCAGTGGGTTTACAGAGCGCAAGAAGAGGTGTTTATTTCGGAGCTATGACTAATGAAGGAATTAGCTTTGGAGATCAGGCGTCTTCAAGCGTATCTAATTATGAAAACTTTAATTATACCTGGGATAATCAACTTAACTTCAATAAAACCTATGGAGACCATTCATTCAACGCCTTAGCTCTACAAAGTATTTTTGTAGATAGGACCGAAAACTCATTCTTGTCTTCGAGATATCAACCATTTGATAAGGAATTTTATAATGTTGGTTCAGGTAGTCAATCTAGCTATAATCTGGGCAATGGATTTTTTAAAAGTCAATTGGCTTCTTTTGCTTTACGACTTAATTATACCTACAAAGATAGGTATCTAGTAACTCTTACTAACCGCTGGGATGGATCTTCTCTTTTTCCAGAAGATAACCGATGGGATAGTTTCCCTTCAGCTGCCGTAGGTTGGAGAATAAGTGAGGAGGATTTTATGGATGTAGATGCCATTTCAGACCTGAAATTTAGAGTGAGTTATGGAGCTACAGGAAATAATAATGTTGATCCGTATTCCTCTCTAAATGTTCTTACTAATCAAGTCTTCTACAATTATGGCAACAATAATGTGCAAGGTTTTGTGGCTGATACGTTGGCTAATAAAAATTTAACTTGGGAAAAAACTACAGAGATTAATGGAGGAGTAGATTTTTCATTGTTGGATTATCGTATAAGTGGTAGCATAGACTGGTACAGTAGAACTTCTGATGAACTTTTGGTGGAGCAGCGAATTCCCTATGAAACAGGTTATTCACTTATTAATGCCAATGCGGCATCAGTTAGGAATCGCGGGGTAGAGGTGTTGTTAACAACTACTAATATTAGAAATGAACGATTGAGTTGGGAAACAACCTTTACTTTCACTAAGAATACTAATGAGATACAAAGTATTTACGGGCAAGAGGAAGAAGATGATATTGCGAATGGTTGGTTTATTGGGGAGTCGATAGATGCGCATTATAATTATGAATTCGCGGGTATATGGCAGGCCGATGAAATTGATGAAGCAGAATCTTATAACCAAACAGAAGGGCAGGCCAAAGTAACAGATGTTAATGATGATGGGAAAATCAACCCTGATGATGATAGATTTATTATTGGAAATGCGAATCCGGATTGGACGGGGGGGGATAATATCACGTTTAAACCTTTTTAA
- the kduI gene encoding 5-dehydro-4-deoxy-D-glucuronate isomerase, with amino-acid sequence MSIKYSVRHAIHHEDSKNYDTEKLRSSYLIETLFEPDAINAVYTLYDRLIVGGIHPKTKSLKLEAFDTLKAENFLDRREIGIINVASPTKVTVDGTDYEVGTKEALYIGMGAKDVTFHPATSGETKLYFNSAPAHASYPTRKVSLDEAETVELGSLEESNHRVIRKVLVNSVVKTCQLQMGVTELKAGSVWNTMPAHTHDRRMEAYFYFELPEDAAVCHFMGPPNETRHIWLKNHQAVISPPWSIHSGAGTSNYTFIWGMAGENLDYGDMDKVAPTDLK; translated from the coding sequence ATGAGCATCAAATATTCAGTAAGACACGCCATCCATCATGAAGACAGCAAAAATTATGATACGGAAAAACTGCGTAGTTCCTACTTAATTGAAACCCTGTTTGAACCCGACGCTATTAATGCGGTATACACATTATATGACCGTCTCATTGTGGGAGGCATACACCCTAAAACCAAGTCATTAAAATTAGAAGCCTTTGACACTTTAAAAGCTGAAAATTTTCTTGATAGAAGAGAAATAGGAATTATTAACGTAGCCAGCCCTACCAAAGTAACCGTAGACGGCACTGACTATGAAGTGGGCACTAAAGAGGCCTTATATATAGGCATGGGAGCCAAAGATGTTACTTTTCACCCGGCCACTTCAGGAGAAACTAAATTATACTTTAACTCTGCTCCTGCACATGCCAGCTACCCTACCCGAAAAGTTTCTTTAGATGAAGCTGAAACCGTAGAACTGGGAAGCCTGGAAGAGTCTAACCACAGAGTAATAAGAAAAGTACTGGTTAACTCAGTAGTTAAAACCTGCCAATTGCAAATGGGAGTTACTGAGCTAAAAGCAGGGAGCGTATGGAATACCATGCCTGCACATACCCATGACCGCCGCATGGAGGCCTACTTTTATTTCGAACTGCCTGAAGATGCCGCTGTTTGTCATTTTATGGGTCCACCTAATGAGACCCGACATATTTGGCTAAAAAACCATCAAGCTGTAATTTCGCCACCATGGTCAATACATAGTGGTGCCGGAACTTCTAACTACACCTTTATTTGGGGTATGGCAGGAGAGAATCTGGACTATGGCGATATGGATAAAGTAGCACCTACAGACCTTAAATAA
- a CDS encoding gluconate 5-dehydrogenase has product MKLFDLTDKIALITGGTHGLGMAMAKALGDAGATLIINGHTPSKMKAAMDSYQAEGYKAHEFIFDVTNEEEVIENIKKIETEIGPIDILVNNAGMIQRVPALEMEVDDFRKVLDVDITGPFIMAKQVAKYMVERKKGKIINICSMMSELGRNTVSAYAAAKGGLKMLTRNLATEWAKYNIQVNGIGPGYFATDQTAPIRVDGHPFNDFIVNRTPAGRWGDPEDLGGTTIFLASKASDFVNGQIIYVDGGILATIGKPMNES; this is encoded by the coding sequence ATGAAACTATTTGACCTAACCGATAAAATTGCATTGATCACCGGAGGTACTCACGGCCTGGGCATGGCTATGGCCAAAGCCCTGGGAGATGCTGGAGCTACCCTGATTATCAATGGACATACGCCTTCTAAAATGAAAGCTGCTATGGACAGCTATCAGGCTGAAGGCTATAAAGCGCATGAATTTATTTTTGATGTCACCAATGAAGAAGAGGTGATTGAAAATATAAAGAAAATAGAAACTGAAATAGGCCCAATAGACATTTTGGTAAACAATGCCGGAATGATCCAGCGGGTACCAGCACTGGAAATGGAAGTAGATGATTTCCGCAAGGTGCTGGATGTAGATATTACAGGACCATTTATTATGGCTAAGCAAGTGGCCAAATACATGGTAGAAAGAAAAAAAGGAAAAATCATCAACATTTGCTCCATGATGAGTGAATTGGGTAGAAATACAGTATCCGCTTATGCTGCGGCCAAAGGAGGGCTTAAAATGCTCACCCGCAATCTGGCTACAGAATGGGCTAAATACAATATTCAGGTCAATGGTATTGGTCCGGGTTATTTTGCTACCGACCAAACCGCGCCTATCCGTGTTGATGGTCATCCTTTCAATGATTTCATTGTAAACAGAACGCCTGCTGGCAGGTGGGGAGATCCGGAAGATCTGGGCGGCACTACAATTTTTCTGGCTAGTAAAGCGAGTGATTTTGTGAATGGACAGATCATTTATGTAGATGGCGGTATATTAGCCACTATAGGAAAACCCATGAATGAGTCCTAA
- a CDS encoding LacI family DNA-binding transcriptional regulator: MAGKSKTTIHDIASKLNITASTVSRALNNNPRISKATRKAVLKAAKDLNYQPNNIAAALRNGKSHIIGVVVPTANRAFFSSVVRGIEEIANKLNYKVIICQSYENYDQEVQTIDALLSARVDGIIASISKNTLDFEHFKKAQDRGTPVVLFDRTTDEIETGQVMIDDYLGAYKVTEHLIEQGCKRIAHFTNPIKINIYKDRLRGYLDALRDNNLEIIDELIVESNMQLEDGRESMEKLLELDEWPDAIFSASDYGAMGAMQVLKERQIKIPEQVALAGFSNEPFTSFTDPTLTTVDQLSITMGKVCAELFFKQIKAGNKKELPQKTVLKPELIIRQSSLKK; encoded by the coding sequence ATGGCTGGAAAATCAAAAACTACTATTCATGATATAGCTTCAAAGCTAAATATTACTGCTTCTACGGTTTCAAGGGCGCTGAATAATAACCCACGTATAAGCAAAGCTACCAGAAAAGCCGTGCTGAAGGCTGCTAAAGATCTTAACTATCAGCCAAATAACATAGCTGCGGCATTGCGTAATGGTAAGAGCCATATTATTGGAGTAGTTGTACCCACGGCTAACAGGGCCTTTTTCTCCTCTGTAGTAAGAGGTATAGAAGAAATAGCTAACAAACTAAATTATAAAGTGATCATTTGTCAATCATACGAAAATTATGACCAGGAGGTGCAAACTATAGATGCCCTGCTCAGCGCTCGTGTGGATGGCATAATAGCCTCTATTAGTAAAAATACGCTTGATTTTGAACACTTTAAAAAGGCTCAGGACAGAGGTACTCCCGTAGTGCTTTTTGACCGTACTACTGATGAAATAGAAACCGGCCAGGTAATGATAGATGACTACCTTGGAGCTTATAAGGTAACAGAACACCTTATAGAACAAGGCTGCAAGCGTATCGCTCATTTCACTAACCCTATAAAAATTAATATCTATAAAGATAGACTTCGTGGCTACCTGGATGCGCTGAGAGACAATAACCTTGAAATTATTGATGAGCTCATAGTAGAAAGCAATATGCAACTGGAAGATGGCCGTGAGAGCATGGAAAAATTGCTTGAACTAGACGAATGGCCAGATGCTATTTTCTCTGCCAGTGACTATGGTGCCATGGGTGCCATGCAGGTGCTAAAAGAAAGACAGATCAAAATACCTGAACAGGTAGCTTTGGCTGGCTTTAGTAATGAGCCCTTCACCTCGTTTACAGACCCTACGCTCACTACCGTAGATCAGCTAAGTATAACGATGGGTAAGGTATGCGCAGAACTGTTTTTCAAACAAATAAAGGCTGGCAATAAAAAAGAGCTGCCTCAGAAAACGGTACTCAAGCCTGAGTTAATCATTAGACAATCATCTTTAAAAAAATAA
- a CDS encoding tagaturonate reductase, with the protein MKPLNKQTAGVSTQPPVKVLQFGEGNFLRAFVDWVIDILNEKANFNGSVHIVQPIAQGMVNMLNDQDCLYHVLLQGIKNGNTIDDKRLITSIYSASNPYDDYKAYLALGENPELEFMISNTTEAGIKFSEVDESSVTLPDTFPGKLTALLYHRYKFFKGAADKGLTLIPCELIEHNGTTLKKTIMQYIQHWHLPDDFALWIENHNRFCNTLVDRIVPGFPRENIKEIQTELDFEDNLVVKAEPFLLWVIEAPEGVKEAFPTYKTDLDVLFVKDITPYRTRKVRILNGAHTSLVPVAYLHGVRTVREAVENDYTGAFIKKTIFEEIVPTLDLPAEELEKFANAVLERFKNPFISHELISIALNSVSKYKVRVLPSLLEYKKRKGSLPENLVHALAALIVFYRGEWNGESIALNDSDDVLTFFKEIWNGKQEEIAPKVLSNTAFWDLDLSQVAGLSAAVQKEISSILLSEKEKSY; encoded by the coding sequence ATGAAACCTCTCAATAAACAAACTGCTGGTGTATCTACACAACCTCCTGTTAAAGTGCTACAGTTCGGAGAAGGCAACTTCTTACGTGCTTTTGTAGATTGGGTAATAGACATTTTAAATGAAAAGGCCAATTTCAACGGCAGTGTTCATATTGTACAGCCCATAGCTCAAGGAATGGTTAATATGCTGAATGATCAGGATTGCCTGTATCATGTGCTCTTACAAGGCATTAAAAACGGCAACACTATAGATGATAAAAGGCTAATTACCAGCATATACTCTGCTTCCAACCCTTATGATGACTATAAGGCATATCTGGCATTAGGAGAAAATCCTGAATTAGAGTTTATGATCTCTAATACCACTGAGGCTGGCATTAAGTTTTCTGAAGTAGACGAATCATCTGTAACTCTACCAGACACATTTCCTGGTAAGCTCACCGCACTGCTTTATCATAGATACAAATTCTTTAAAGGAGCCGCAGACAAAGGCCTTACTCTTATTCCTTGTGAGTTGATAGAGCACAACGGCACTACGCTCAAGAAAACCATAATGCAGTATATCCAACATTGGCACTTGCCTGATGATTTTGCCCTTTGGATAGAAAACCATAACCGTTTCTGCAATACATTGGTAGACAGAATAGTACCTGGCTTCCCTCGTGAAAACATAAAAGAAATACAAACTGAGCTGGATTTTGAAGATAATCTGGTAGTAAAAGCAGAACCATTTTTACTGTGGGTAATAGAAGCTCCTGAAGGAGTTAAAGAAGCTTTTCCTACCTATAAAACAGATCTAGATGTACTTTTCGTTAAGGATATCACTCCTTATAGAACCCGAAAGGTAAGGATATTAAACGGCGCGCACACTTCTCTGGTGCCCGTAGCTTATCTACACGGAGTAAGAACGGTGCGAGAGGCAGTAGAAAATGACTACACCGGAGCCTTCATTAAAAAAACAATTTTTGAAGAGATAGTCCCTACGCTTGACCTTCCGGCTGAAGAGCTGGAAAAATTTGCCAATGCCGTTTTGGAAAGGTTTAAAAACCCTTTTATAAGCCATGAACTCATTTCTATAGCACTAAATTCTGTCTCTAAATATAAAGTAAGGGTGCTGCCGTCGTTATTAGAATATAAAAAGAGAAAAGGCAGCCTTCCTGAAAATCTGGTTCACGCGCTGGCCGCACTAATCGTCTTTTACAGGGGCGAATGGAATGGAGAATCTATCGCGCTAAATGATAGTGATGATGTACTGACTTTCTTCAAAGAAATATGGAATGGTAAGCAAGAGGAAATAGCACCAAAAGTATTATCTAACACTGCTTTCTGGGATCTGGATCTATCACAAGTAGCAGGCTTGAGTGCCGCTGTTCAAAAAGAGATCAGCAGCATATTATTATCAGAAAAAGAAAAATCGTATTAA
- the uxaC gene encoding glucuronate isomerase: MSFLSENFLLETKTAQQLYHDHAAKMPIIDYHCHLPPNEIASDKNFENLTQIWLNGDHYKWRAMRTNGIDEKFCTGNASDYEKFEKWAATVPYTMRNPLYHWTHMELKKPFGIQKILKPQTAREIYDACTEMLQTPEFSVRGILKKMNVKVVCTTDDPIDSLEYHQQLKDEGFEIKILPAFRADKLLAIENSSVFLPYLDKLSEVSGIAINNYLTLLDALQKRHDYFHDMGCRLSDHGLETVYADDFSPEEIKKIFAKALSKQELTAEEVSKFRSAILFDMAVMDHAKGWTQQFHLGALRNNNSRMMRELGPDTGFDSIGDFDVAQSLARFMDKLDNTNQLTKTILYNLNPSQNELYATMIGNFNDGSTPGKIQYGSAWWFLDQKDGMTRQMNALSNMGLLSRFVGMLTDSRSFLSYPRHEYFRRILCNLIGNDVENGELPESEMQWLGEMVENICYNNAKNYFDF; encoded by the coding sequence ATGTCTTTTTTATCAGAGAACTTCCTTCTCGAAACCAAAACAGCACAGCAGTTATACCATGATCATGCTGCTAAAATGCCTATTATAGATTATCACTGCCACCTCCCTCCTAACGAGATTGCTAGTGACAAAAATTTTGAAAACCTCACTCAGATATGGCTGAATGGTGATCATTATAAATGGCGTGCTATGCGTACTAACGGCATAGATGAAAAGTTCTGCACCGGAAATGCCAGTGATTACGAGAAATTTGAAAAATGGGCGGCCACAGTGCCTTACACCATGAGAAATCCACTTTATCACTGGACTCACATGGAGCTCAAAAAGCCGTTTGGCATTCAAAAAATACTTAAGCCACAAACGGCCCGTGAGATATATGATGCCTGTACCGAAATGCTACAAACTCCAGAGTTTAGCGTAAGAGGCATCCTCAAAAAAATGAATGTAAAAGTAGTTTGCACTACTGATGATCCTATTGATAGCCTGGAATATCACCAGCAACTTAAAGATGAGGGTTTTGAAATAAAAATATTACCCGCCTTTAGAGCTGATAAGTTATTAGCCATAGAGAATTCATCTGTATTCTTACCTTATTTGGATAAGCTCAGTGAAGTATCAGGCATAGCTATCAATAATTATTTGACCTTGCTAGATGCCTTACAGAAGCGCCATGATTACTTCCATGATATGGGCTGCAGGCTTTCAGACCATGGTTTAGAAACTGTTTATGCAGATGACTTTTCTCCAGAAGAAATCAAAAAAATCTTCGCGAAAGCGCTAAGCAAGCAAGAATTAACAGCTGAAGAAGTAAGTAAATTCAGATCTGCCATTTTATTTGATATGGCTGTAATGGATCATGCCAAGGGCTGGACACAGCAGTTTCACTTAGGCGCACTCAGAAATAATAACAGCCGCATGATGCGCGAATTGGGTCCTGACACAGGCTTTGATTCTATTGGTGATTTTGACGTAGCTCAGTCACTGGCTCGCTTTATGGATAAACTGGATAACACTAACCAGCTTACCAAAACCATACTTTATAACCTCAACCCGAGTCAAAATGAGCTATATGCTACCATGATCGGTAACTTTAATGATGGTTCTACGCCGGGTAAAATACAGTACGGCTCGGCCTGGTGGTTTTTAGATCAAAAAGATGGTATGACCCGGCAGATGAATGCCCTCTCTAACATGGGGCTACTAAGTCGTTTTGTAGGCATGCTAACAGACTCAAGAAGCTTCCTTTCTTATCCCAGACATGAATATTTCAGAAGAATATTATGTAATCTCATTGGAAACGATGTAGAGAATGGTGAACTTCCTGAGAGCGAAATGCAATGGCTGGGTGAAATGGTAGAAAACATCTGTTATAACAATGCTAAAAACTATTTTGATTTTTAA